From Candidatus Neomarinimicrobiota bacterium, the proteins below share one genomic window:
- a CDS encoding pyridoxal phosphate-dependent aminotransferase → MNLAASLARLGTETAFDVLVRARKLEAEGREVIHLELGEPDFDTPENIRDAAKTALDEGYTHYGPAAGLPLLRAAIAEEVSRTRGVDVTAENVVVTPGAKPIIFFSLLACINPGDEVIYPNPGFPIYASVIDWIGAKAVPLPMREERGFSVDVDELADLITPKTRFLILNSPGNPTGGMIPRDELARVAELVERHDILVLADEIYSRIVYGDEHISLLSFPGMQDRVILLDGFSKTYAMTGWRAGYGVMNEELAVWVARLQTNSNSCTNSFVQMACVEAIKGPQSQALAMVEEFRRRRDFIVSGLNALDGITCLSPAGSFYAFANVKELPLRSKPLEEYFLENYGVATLAGTSFGAHGEGYLRLAFANSIENIQTALQRMARGIKKL, encoded by the coding sequence GTGAACCTGGCAGCAAGCCTAGCCCGTCTGGGGACTGAAACCGCCTTTGACGTCCTGGTACGGGCACGGAAGTTGGAGGCCGAAGGGCGCGAGGTGATCCACCTGGAGCTGGGCGAACCCGACTTTGATACGCCGGAGAACATTCGCGATGCAGCCAAGACCGCTCTGGACGAGGGTTACACCCACTATGGGCCGGCCGCCGGCCTGCCTCTGCTGCGGGCAGCAATTGCCGAGGAGGTGAGCCGTACTCGGGGGGTGGACGTGACCGCTGAGAACGTGGTGGTTACGCCAGGTGCCAAGCCCATTATTTTCTTCTCACTGCTGGCTTGCATTAACCCCGGTGATGAGGTCATCTATCCCAACCCGGGCTTCCCCATTTACGCATCAGTGATTGACTGGATCGGTGCAAAGGCCGTTCCGCTCCCCATGCGCGAGGAACGGGGCTTCAGCGTGGATGTGGACGAACTCGCCGACCTGATCACTCCTAAAACTCGATTCTTAATCCTGAACTCGCCGGGTAATCCCACCGGCGGAATGATTCCCCGCGATGAGCTGGCGCGCGTTGCCGAGCTGGTGGAGCGGCACGACATCTTAGTCCTGGCCGATGAGATCTACTCCCGCATTGTCTATGGTGATGAACACATATCGCTGCTGTCGTTTCCCGGGATGCAGGACCGGGTCATATTGTTGGACGGCTTTTCCAAGACTTACGCCATGACCGGCTGGAGGGCGGGCTATGGCGTGATGAATGAGGAGTTGGCCGTCTGGGTCGCCCGCCTCCAGACCAACAGCAACTCATGCACGAACAGTTTCGTTCAGATGGCCTGTGTGGAGGCTATCAAGGGTCCCCAAAGCCAGGCGCTTGCAATGGTGGAGGAGTTCCGACGCAGACGTGATTTTATCGTATCAGGACTTAACGCCCTTGATGGGATTACCTGCCTTTCTCCGGCTGGCTCCTTCTACGCCTTCGCCAATGTCAAGGAGCTGCCGCTGCGAAGTAAACCCTTGGAGGAATACTTCCTCGAAAACTACGGAGTTGCGACCCTTGCGGGGACTTCGTTCGGTGCCCACGGGGAAGGCTACTTACGGCTGGCCTTTGCCAATTCCATAGAAAACATACAGACCGCCCTGCAACGCATGGCCCGCGGCATTAAGAAACTGTGA
- a CDS encoding DUF885 domain-containing protein, whose amino-acid sequence MKPQLILLLALLQFACNPSRQTFHALVDDYLVWHFQSSPVEATWIGMHDHDGRFGRYTSESMQAAAQQVRQFQIRLGQIDPETLSLEEEVDYHIFQNSLDLVLFGLIDLREHTWNPMQVAQEVGFGIMLLASQDFAPLAERLANILNRLKDIPRVLEEAQTALETAPEVHTRTAIRQVNGAVNLVSEELFTLLSPLTTDQEQALREASDTAAAALEAFSSWLESNLLPRADKDFRLGAKLYERKLLLSLGEDITPDEILRRARSELAMTQHEMFELALPLYLQEVAGFSATDRADTLKAIKWALDQIAEDHVGRGEVLDNVTGTIVDLEAFIREHDIIALDSRHPLEIRPTPEFQRGVSIASLEAPGPLEKGLKTFYNVSPIPEDWDDERAESFLREYNSISVKILSIHEALPGHYVQLYYANRYPSVLRAVFGSGVMVEGWAHYCETMMIEAGYGGGDPRYRLVQKKWYLRGIANAILDQGIHAQGMSQEEAMQLMVDETFQEQSEAELKWVRAQLTSAQLSTYFVGTTLMWALRSDMEAALGDHFDLRKFHEKLLSHGSPPIKYLRKLLL is encoded by the coding sequence ATGAAACCGCAGCTCATCCTGCTTCTAGCGCTCCTGCAATTTGCTTGTAATCCCTCACGGCAAACTTTCCATGCCTTGGTGGATGATTACCTCGTCTGGCACTTCCAGTCATCGCCGGTCGAGGCCACATGGATTGGCATGCACGATCATGATGGACGGTTCGGTCGGTATACCAGTGAATCCATGCAGGCAGCAGCCCAACAGGTGCGGCAGTTCCAGATCCGCCTGGGCCAGATAGACCCTGAAACATTGTCTCTGGAAGAGGAGGTGGACTACCACATTTTCCAGAATTCATTAGACCTGGTGCTATTTGGGCTGATCGATCTGCGCGAGCATACCTGGAACCCCATGCAAGTTGCCCAAGAGGTGGGTTTCGGCATCATGTTGCTGGCTTCCCAGGATTTTGCGCCCCTTGCTGAGCGGCTGGCAAACATTTTGAACCGTTTGAAGGATATCCCCCGAGTCTTGGAGGAGGCCCAGACTGCATTGGAGACTGCACCCGAGGTTCATACCCGCACCGCCATACGGCAAGTAAATGGGGCCGTAAACCTGGTCTCAGAAGAACTCTTCACCCTATTGTCACCGCTTACGACGGACCAGGAACAGGCCCTTCGTGAAGCCTCGGACACAGCGGCGGCGGCCTTGGAAGCCTTCAGTTCGTGGCTGGAATCCAATCTGCTGCCAAGAGCCGACAAAGATTTTCGGCTGGGGGCTAAGCTCTACGAGCGCAAGCTGCTGCTATCACTGGGTGAAGACATCACACCCGACGAGATTCTCCGCAGGGCCCGTTCGGAGCTGGCCATGACGCAGCATGAGATGTTCGAGTTGGCGCTGCCCCTCTACCTGCAGGAGGTGGCCGGGTTCAGTGCCACGGACCGCGCCGACACGCTGAAAGCAATCAAGTGGGCACTCGACCAAATAGCCGAAGACCATGTGGGGCGAGGTGAAGTGCTCGACAACGTCACGGGCACCATTGTGGATCTGGAAGCATTTATCAGGGAGCATGATATCATCGCACTCGATTCCCGGCATCCGCTGGAGATACGCCCGACACCAGAATTTCAGCGGGGGGTTTCCATCGCCAGCCTGGAAGCGCCGGGGCCTCTGGAAAAAGGGCTGAAAACCTTCTACAACGTGTCCCCCATCCCCGAAGACTGGGATGATGAGCGGGCGGAAAGTTTTCTCAGGGAATACAATTCCATTTCAGTGAAAATCCTCAGCATTCACGAGGCCTTGCCCGGCCACTACGTGCAACTCTACTACGCCAACCGCTACCCATCCGTTCTGAGGGCGGTATTCGGCAGCGGGGTCATGGTCGAGGGGTGGGCGCACTACTGTGAAACGATGATGATTGAGGCCGGTTACGGCGGGGGCGATCCCCGCTACCGGCTGGTTCAGAAAAAGTGGTATCTGCGCGGTATCGCCAATGCCATTCTGGACCAAGGCATCCATGCACAGGGCATGAGCCAGGAAGAGGCCATGCAGTTGATGGTGGACGAAACGTTTCAGGAGCAATCCGAAGCGGAACTGAAGTGGGTCAGGGCCCAGCTCACTTCTGCGCAGCTCTCCACATATTTTGTAGGCACTACTCTCATGTGGGCGTTGCGTAGCGATATGGAGGCTGCACTGGGGGACCACTTTGACCTGCGCAAATTCCACGAAAAGCTCCTGTCCCACGGCTCCCCACCCATTAAATACCTGCGAAAGTTGCTGCTCTGA